One genomic segment of Acinetobacter oleivorans DR1 includes these proteins:
- a CDS encoding aspartate/glutamate racemase family protein — translation MKTIGLLGGMSWESTALYYQQINKMVHRKLGKLHSPKVIINSVDFEEIAALQAKGLWQEAGAYLAEQAQNLEKAGADCILVCTNTMHKVAAQIEDLISIPFLHIADATAKEILSQNIGKVALLGTAFTMEQDFYKARLQDYGIHVVIPNEADRKIVHSIIYEELCLGVINPDSQQQYIAIVERLIAEGTQGVILGCTEICMLIGELKFSVPLFDTTTIHAKEAVSFSLNENKNSNSANLHKSAAIAGSIL, via the coding sequence ATGAAAACAATCGGCTTATTAGGCGGAATGAGTTGGGAATCTACAGCGCTTTATTATCAACAAATCAATAAAATGGTTCATCGTAAATTAGGAAAATTACACTCTCCTAAGGTCATTATTAATAGTGTCGATTTTGAAGAAATAGCAGCCTTGCAAGCGAAGGGTTTATGGCAAGAAGCTGGCGCATATTTAGCTGAGCAAGCACAAAATTTAGAAAAAGCAGGGGCGGATTGTATTTTAGTCTGTACCAACACCATGCATAAAGTTGCTGCACAGATTGAAGATTTAATTTCGATTCCTTTCTTACACATCGCTGACGCAACTGCAAAAGAAATTTTGAGTCAAAACATTGGTAAAGTTGCATTGTTAGGGACAGCTTTTACAATGGAGCAAGATTTTTATAAAGCTCGATTGCAGGATTATGGAATTCATGTCGTTATTCCAAATGAAGCCGATAGAAAGATAGTTCATAGCATCATTTATGAAGAACTTTGTTTAGGTGTGATCAACCCAGATTCTCAGCAACAGTACATCGCTATTGTAGAGAGACTCATAGCTGAAGGCACCCAAGGCGTTATCTTGGGTTGTACTGAAATTTGTATGTTGATTGGTGAGCTTAAATTCTCAGTTCCTTTATTTGATACGACCACCATTCATGCAAAAGAGGCGGTCAGTTTTAGCTTAAATGAAAATAAAAACTCTAATAGCGCCAATCTACATAAGTCTGCTGCAATTGCTGGGAGTATTCTTTAG
- a CDS encoding SAM-dependent methyltransferase — protein sequence MDFIVHQSLRIVESGVLPDHAIRTAIRALSKKRLIQEGRYDPEQGAQRYIDVLNMLKRSEIAVETDKANEQHYELPTEFFQAVLGKRLKYSACYFPTKTTTLDQAEELALQLYCERAQLKNGQHILELGCGWGSLTLWMAENYPRSQITAVSNSATQKKHILGQAELRGLNNIEVLTCDVNVLELDQAQFDRVVSVEMFEHVRNYQRLFEKIQGWLKADGLLWCHIFCHRFLHYPFEVKSDYDWMSKYFFTGGLMPSTSTFLHFQEHLELAQQWQWSGEHYMRTANAWLENMDNQEVELKPLFKKIYGKDANIWWQRWRIFFMACAELFGFEQGQEWVIGHFLFKKRAL from the coding sequence ATGGATTTTATTGTTCATCAGTCTTTGAGAATTGTTGAAAGTGGTGTGCTTCCAGATCATGCAATTCGAACTGCAATCCGTGCTTTAAGCAAAAAACGCTTAATTCAAGAAGGCCGTTATGACCCTGAACAAGGGGCGCAGCGATACATTGATGTGCTTAATATGCTAAAACGGAGTGAAATCGCCGTTGAAACGGACAAGGCAAACGAGCAGCACTATGAATTACCGACCGAGTTTTTTCAGGCGGTGCTTGGAAAAAGACTCAAATATAGTGCCTGTTATTTTCCGACTAAAACGACAACTTTAGATCAGGCAGAAGAGCTCGCACTTCAGCTTTATTGTGAAAGAGCACAACTCAAAAATGGTCAACACATTTTAGAATTAGGCTGTGGTTGGGGTTCTTTAACTTTGTGGATGGCAGAAAACTATCCACGCTCACAGATTACAGCTGTTTCAAATTCTGCCACTCAGAAAAAGCATATTCTCGGGCAAGCAGAATTGAGAGGTTTAAACAATATTGAAGTGCTCACCTGTGATGTGAATGTACTTGAATTAGACCAAGCCCAGTTTGATCGTGTTGTATCGGTTGAAATGTTTGAACACGTTCGTAACTATCAACGTCTTTTTGAAAAAATTCAGGGCTGGTTAAAGGCAGATGGCTTACTTTGGTGTCATATTTTTTGCCATCGCTTTTTACATTATCCTTTTGAAGTAAAATCAGATTATGATTGGATGTCCAAGTATTTCTTTACTGGCGGTTTAATGCCGTCGACTTCCACTTTTTTGCATTTTCAAGAGCATTTAGAGTTGGCTCAACAGTGGCAATGGTCGGGTGAGCACTATATGAGAACAGCAAACGCTTGGCTTGAGAATATGGATAACCAAGAAGTCGAACTGAAACCATTGTTTAAAAAAATCTATGGAAAAGATGCCAATATTTGGTGGCAACGCTGGCGTATTTTCTTCATGGCTTGTGCTGAGCTATTCGGTTTTGAGCAAGGACAAGAATGGGTCATTGGTCACTTTTTATTTAAAAAGAGAGCATTGTAA
- a CDS encoding lipocalin family protein — translation MKLLFKSLVMSSSLTAVSLMLPLSTFADTNTKPVAVDSIDINKYAGKWYEIAHLPMFFQRNCVANTTANYSINADKTVGVLNSCTNKNGETISSEGVAYSQNEGNSKLKVSFLPSGLRWIPFTKGDYWVLRVDPNYQVALVGGPSQKYLWILSRSPQLDEATYQSYLQTAKSYGYDVSKLVKTTQTK, via the coding sequence CAGCTTAATGCTTCCTTTGAGCACCTTTGCCGACACAAATACTAAACCTGTCGCTGTTGATTCTATCGATATTAATAAATACGCGGGTAAGTGGTATGAAATTGCGCATTTACCCATGTTTTTTCAGCGTAATTGTGTAGCCAATACAACTGCAAACTATTCTATTAACGCGGACAAAACCGTTGGTGTTTTAAATAGCTGTACGAATAAAAATGGAGAAACGATCTCATCTGAAGGCGTTGCTTATTCGCAAAATGAAGGCAACAGTAAATTGAAGGTGAGCTTTCTACCTTCTGGACTAAGATGGATTCCTTTTACAAAAGGCGATTATTGGGTTTTAAGAGTTGACCCAAATTATCAGGTCGCTTTAGTGGGTGGCCCAAGCCAAAAATATTTATGGATTCTTTCTCGTAGCCCTCAACTTGATGAGGCGACATATCAATCTTATCTGCAAACCGCAAAAAGCTATGGCTACGATGTTTCTAAACTCGTTAAGACCACACAGACTAAATAG
- a CDS encoding sensor histidine kinase has translation MIRTRNDGKASHPLAQMFNRYYWLQIGLIALSIVVGLACSAWVIKGSLLKTALEQEMEHYWLRIERNPNADLPDTKNLYGYRWNTEVAPQPFKDMRLESGVHRVFVDGKERMTVYGEHNGQHVLLVFGESNVNKLIWLFGLAPLMFSLSVLYSFLWWSNRRARRYFSPITRLANALENIDWAHQDTQASPFKDINTNGNMEAEYLKQALEKYHQVLSDFIRREREFTGDVSHELRTPLTILKGNVQLCQAKYGEDKALVRLHNTIEDMQLLVDTLLAIARNTVKSLPSEKNFLSRIVRDLVESLDAVSESKGIHIHIQPDLSEQPRWLYPSMTQMVLSNILRNALNYSQGSQIDIIQQKNSLIIADNGIGISLPNDVKVQELSDSQLSLKAKGHGIGLQLVQKLCKQLGWRVELFDRQYYLTTHPELDLEPTTGLIVVVYLS, from the coding sequence ATGATAAGAACTCGAAACGATGGCAAAGCGAGTCATCCATTAGCCCAAATGTTCAATCGATATTATTGGTTGCAGATTGGTCTGATTGCATTATCGATCGTGGTCGGGTTGGCGTGTAGTGCTTGGGTGATTAAAGGCTCTTTACTTAAAACTGCTTTAGAGCAGGAAATGGAACATTACTGGTTACGTATCGAACGTAACCCAAATGCAGATTTACCTGATACCAAAAATTTATATGGATATCGGTGGAATACAGAGGTCGCACCTCAACCTTTTAAAGACATGCGTTTAGAAAGTGGCGTGCATCGAGTATTTGTTGATGGTAAAGAACGGATGACAGTCTATGGTGAGCATAACGGTCAGCATGTTCTATTGGTATTTGGCGAAAGTAATGTCAATAAACTGATCTGGTTATTTGGCCTTGCTCCACTCATGTTCAGTTTATCTGTTCTATATAGCTTTTTGTGGTGGTCAAACCGAAGAGCAAGACGCTATTTTTCCCCAATTACGCGTTTAGCGAATGCTTTAGAAAATATTGATTGGGCACATCAAGATACTCAAGCATCTCCTTTTAAAGATATTAATACCAATGGCAATATGGAAGCAGAATATCTCAAACAAGCCTTGGAAAAATATCATCAGGTTTTAAGTGATTTTATTCGACGCGAAAGGGAATTTACAGGAGATGTGAGCCATGAGTTACGCACTCCGCTCACAATCTTAAAGGGTAATGTGCAACTTTGTCAGGCGAAGTATGGAGAAGATAAAGCCCTAGTTCGACTTCATAATACAATTGAAGATATGCAGTTATTAGTCGACACCTTGCTGGCAATCGCACGTAATACAGTAAAAAGCTTACCGTCTGAAAAGAATTTTTTATCCAGAATTGTGAGAGATTTAGTCGAAAGTTTAGATGCGGTCAGCGAGAGTAAGGGGATACATATTCATATTCAACCCGATCTTTCTGAACAGCCGCGTTGGTTATATCCCTCTATGACACAAATGGTGTTAAGCAATATTTTACGTAATGCGCTGAACTATTCTCAAGGCTCACAAATCGACATCATTCAACAAAAAAACAGCCTAATTATTGCAGATAATGGAATTGGAATTTCTTTACCTAACGATGTAAAGGTACAAGAGCTTAGCGATTCACAACTCTCGTTAAAGGCTAAAGGCCATGGAATTGGTTTGCAATTGGTACAAAAGCTTTGCAAACAATTAGGATGGCGAGTTGAGTTGTTTGATCGACAATATTATTTAACTACTCATCCTGAACTCGATTTGGAGCCGACCACTGGCTTAATTGTTGTGGTCTATTTAAGTTAA
- a CDS encoding NAD(P)/FAD-dependent oxidoreductase, protein MKIAIIGSGISGLYAAWRLSEQHQVTVYEKNNYFGGHTDTHELEIEGTKVAVDSGFIVFNDYNYPLFTNMLKKLGVETQSSDMSFSVNNLVSGLQYNPSKKWSLFARPQNFLNRKFLQMLSDLLRFYDDNKDIDVADIDPNLSIEEYLDLHKYSHEFRYEHLYPMCGALWSAPVEQVGQIPYRFVVSFFQHHRMLQLKERPQWQTVKHGSASYIRAIQKHCPSIEWKFAEVKAVSRSPETVLIETVEGQTQYDWVIFASHADDSLSLLKDSSLLEREILSKFGYQDNRMVVHRDLSIMPKSRLQWASWHVHVTPKSQVQNEVSDIHYGFTYWMNNLQNLSCATQIFSTLNPNMKIKAQDILVERKYRHPVFDAKAIQAQSRWQEINGQNRTSFCGAYWGWGFHEDGARSASRVVEQLLAL, encoded by the coding sequence ATGAAAATTGCCATTATTGGTTCAGGTATATCTGGACTTTACGCAGCTTGGAGATTGTCAGAACAACATCAGGTCACTGTGTATGAAAAAAATAACTATTTTGGCGGTCATACTGACACTCACGAGCTAGAGATAGAAGGCACTAAAGTCGCGGTAGATAGTGGTTTTATTGTGTTTAATGACTATAACTATCCGTTATTTACCAACATGCTTAAAAAATTAGGCGTAGAAACTCAAAGCAGCGATATGAGTTTTTCGGTGAATAATTTGGTCAGTGGACTTCAATATAATCCTTCAAAAAAATGGTCGCTCTTTGCCCGTCCGCAGAACTTTTTAAACCGTAAATTCCTGCAAATGCTCTCAGATTTGCTACGTTTTTATGATGATAATAAAGATATAGATGTGGCAGATATTGATCCAAATTTATCGATTGAAGAGTATTTGGACCTCCATAAATATAGTCATGAGTTCCGTTATGAGCATCTTTATCCGATGTGCGGAGCCTTATGGTCAGCTCCCGTTGAGCAGGTAGGCCAAATTCCATATCGATTTGTGGTGAGCTTTTTTCAACATCACCGCATGTTACAGCTAAAAGAGCGGCCACAATGGCAAACGGTTAAACACGGTTCAGCAAGTTACATTCGTGCCATTCAAAAGCATTGCCCATCCATTGAGTGGAAGTTTGCAGAAGTAAAAGCTGTGAGCCGTTCACCAGAAACTGTGTTGATCGAAACTGTTGAAGGACAAACCCAATACGACTGGGTGATTTTTGCAAGCCACGCTGACGATAGCCTAAGTCTCTTAAAAGATAGTTCTTTGCTTGAACGGGAAATCTTAAGCAAATTTGGTTATCAAGATAATCGAATGGTGGTTCACCGTGATCTTTCAATTATGCCTAAAAGCCGTTTGCAGTGGGCAAGCTGGCATGTACATGTAACACCAAAATCTCAAGTTCAAAACGAAGTATCCGACATACATTATGGTTTTACCTACTGGATGAACAATTTGCAGAATTTATCCTGCGCTACTCAGATTTTTTCTACGTTAAATCCGAATATGAAAATTAAAGCTCAAGACATCTTGGTTGAGCGTAAATATCGTCATCCTGTGTTTGATGCAAAAGCGATTCAAGCTCAATCTCGTTGGCAAGAAATTAATGGACAAAATCGTACTTCGTTTTGTGGAGCATATTGGGGCTGGGGGTTTCATGAAGATGGTGCCCGCAGTGCATCACGTGTTGTAGAGCAACTCTTAGCGTTATAA
- a CDS encoding SAM-dependent methyltransferase — protein sequence MIKTFLYGEDDSLPLLLKSLLKLRHGQITFQGAWSGTVGEVSDLHAVIEVRNPLLMDLILKNGVLGAAEGYIRGDWSSEQLVELVQILARNRDVLDQFNQNVIAQASQLFLKAWYKNRKNSLSGSRKNIAEHYDLSNDFFKLFLDPSLMYSSAVFENENMTLEDASDFKKELICKKLDLKPMDHLVEIGSGWGGFAIYAAQHYGCRVTTITISQAQYDEAVTRVNDAGLAHRIDVQLKDYRLLEGKFDKLVSIEMVEAVGAQYLSTYFDQCKALLKPKGLAFIQAITIEDFRYKKALNTVDYIKRYIFPGSFIPSISVLTQTASESGLRLKYLNDIGLSYAQTIHHWRARFLTAREEVLALGFDENFIRMWDFYLCYCEGGFKEGVISNVHLLFESTSY from the coding sequence ATGATAAAAACATTTCTTTATGGTGAAGATGACTCACTACCGTTACTGCTCAAGAGTCTTCTTAAACTACGTCATGGACAGATTACTTTTCAGGGCGCGTGGAGTGGTACGGTTGGCGAGGTTTCAGACTTACATGCTGTGATTGAAGTCCGCAATCCTTTGTTGATGGATCTGATTTTAAAAAATGGGGTTTTAGGGGCAGCGGAAGGCTATATCCGTGGTGACTGGAGCAGCGAGCAACTTGTAGAGTTGGTGCAGATCTTGGCACGTAATCGAGATGTACTAGACCAGTTCAACCAGAATGTTATTGCACAAGCAAGCCAGCTTTTTCTTAAAGCTTGGTATAAAAATAGAAAGAATTCTTTAAGCGGTAGCCGTAAAAATATTGCTGAACATTACGACTTAAGCAATGACTTTTTTAAATTATTTCTAGATCCATCTTTAATGTATTCGAGTGCCGTTTTTGAAAATGAAAATATGACACTCGAAGACGCATCTGATTTTAAGAAAGAGCTGATCTGTAAAAAGTTAGATTTAAAACCAATGGATCATTTGGTTGAAATCGGAAGTGGTTGGGGCGGTTTTGCCATTTATGCAGCTCAACATTACGGCTGTAGAGTGACCACCATTACCATTTCACAAGCTCAATACGATGAAGCCGTTACTCGTGTAAATGACGCAGGCTTAGCTCATCGAATTGATGTGCAACTGAAAGACTATCGCTTGCTCGAAGGTAAGTTTGATAAGCTGGTTTCAATTGAAATGGTTGAGGCCGTTGGTGCGCAATATTTATCGACATACTTTGATCAGTGTAAAGCGCTATTAAAACCAAAAGGTTTGGCATTTATTCAAGCCATTACCATTGAAGATTTCCGCTATAAAAAAGCATTAAATACTGTTGATTATATTAAGCGCTATATTTTCCCTGGTAGCTTCATTCCTAGCATAAGTGTATTGACTCAAACCGCCTCTGAAAGTGGTTTAAGGCTAAAGTATTTAAATGATATCGGTTTAAGTTATGCACAAACAATTCATCACTGGCGAGCACGGTTTTTAACCGCACGAGAAGAAGTATTGGCTCTGGGTTTCGATGAAAACTTCATTCGCATGTGGGATTTCTATTTATGTTATTGCGAGGGTGGTTTTAAAGAAGGAGTGATAAGCAATGTTCACTTGTTGTTTGAAAGTACCAGTTACTAA
- a CDS encoding nuclear transport factor 2 family protein: MKIITTALGLFTLVGLTACKSVPSYSGDYGKAEQKITGIELNDQQALDIGNRFVAAFNTLGTPSFVNNASHLYADQLYINDTLSQFSQKKDLIKHFEGMNARVSNVTVKLISATHHQDTAYIHWYMTYDFKMLGRSKTMASYGISQIKINEQQKIIFQQDYWDPANGLYRSLPIFGGVYKWVLPFKKVES, from the coding sequence ATGAAAATTATAACTACAGCCCTAGGGTTGTTTACCTTGGTAGGTTTAACAGCGTGTAAAAGTGTGCCTAGCTACTCAGGTGATTACGGCAAAGCCGAACAAAAAATTACTGGAATAGAATTAAATGACCAGCAAGCGCTAGACATTGGCAATCGTTTTGTTGCTGCATTTAATACGCTTGGCACCCCTTCTTTTGTGAATAACGCGAGTCATCTTTACGCTGATCAACTTTATATCAACGATACACTCTCGCAGTTCTCTCAGAAAAAAGATCTGATTAAGCATTTTGAAGGTATGAATGCCCGAGTGAGTAATGTCACTGTAAAACTCATTAGTGCAACTCATCACCAAGATACAGCCTACATTCATTGGTACATGACCTATGACTTTAAAATGTTAGGTCGCTCAAAAACCATGGCTTCTTATGGAATTAGTCAAATTAAGATTAATGAGCAGCAAAAAATTATTTTCCAGCAAGATTATTGGGATCCGGCGAATGGCCTTTATCGTTCTTTACCAATATTTGGAGGAGTATATAAATGGGTATTACCGTTCAAAAAAGTCGAATCTTAA
- a CDS encoding response regulator transcription factor, whose product MGNHFILMVEDHFELAATVCEFLEVHGYIVDHARNLDAARTFLKSQHYHLLLLDINLPDGSGYDLCNWLRTEQGVDIPVLMLTARDTLDDKLKGFTAGTDDYLVKPFDFNELVMRIRALIKRAAGEVTHHKIQIHDLILDSATQTVVRAGNNIELPPIQFKLLKILMRQSPKVVTKQELMMELWGDEEPESDALRSHIYNLRKMVDKPFDPKLLHTVAGVGLKIALEDSPT is encoded by the coding sequence ATGGGTAATCACTTTATCCTCATGGTTGAGGACCATTTTGAACTCGCAGCAACGGTCTGCGAATTTCTTGAAGTGCATGGTTATATTGTCGATCATGCACGTAATTTAGATGCTGCACGGACTTTTCTCAAATCGCAGCATTATCATCTTTTGTTGCTCGATATAAATTTGCCCGATGGCTCGGGTTATGACCTATGTAACTGGCTACGTACCGAACAAGGGGTTGATATTCCCGTTCTTATGCTCACAGCAAGAGATACTTTAGATGACAAACTTAAAGGTTTTACTGCTGGAACAGATGATTATTTGGTAAAACCTTTTGATTTTAATGAATTAGTGATGCGGATTCGTGCATTAATAAAAAGAGCAGCTGGCGAAGTCACTCACCATAAAATTCAAATTCACGACTTAATTCTTGATAGTGCAACTCAAACCGTGGTTCGTGCCGGAAATAATATCGAGTTACCCCCTATTCAATTTAAACTATTAAAAATTTTGATGCGTCAGTCTCCAAAAGTGGTGACCAAGCAAGAACTGATGATGGAATTATGGGGCGACGAAGAACCTGAGAGCGATGCGTTACGCAGTCATATCTACAACTTAAGAAAAATGGTTGATAAACCTTTTGACCCAAAACTATTACACACAGTAGCAGGTGTCGGTTTAAAAATTGCTTTGGAAGATTCCCCGACTTAA
- a CDS encoding DUF1365 domain-containing protein: MLLNKLAIAPALIRHRRYSPKPHQFTSTLNYLWFDPDQLDDITKDCSLWSTDHWNVLKLSEKDFLNMYRGSIKDRVEKAILQNNNSHLRPDWQIRVLALPRSLGFRFNSVVFYFVLNKTGKPVFIVSEITNTPWNERKVYIHDCSKQQRNMGDYQSFDFHFEKSFHVSPFMPMQLTYHWRFSFSDQQNVIHMQLFEEQKQLFDATMCFELVPITFPSQQYRYALINSLAPFKMLFSIYLEAFKLWRKKVPFYRHPKKIKVDKT, translated from the coding sequence ATGTTATTAAATAAACTAGCTATCGCTCCTGCACTTATTCGTCACAGACGCTATAGCCCGAAACCGCATCAATTCACATCGACCTTAAATTATTTATGGTTCGATCCAGATCAATTAGATGATATTACAAAAGATTGCTCACTGTGGTCGACTGATCATTGGAATGTTTTAAAACTATCTGAAAAAGATTTTTTAAACATGTATCGCGGTTCTATAAAGGATCGAGTCGAGAAAGCGATACTGCAAAATAACAACTCACATCTTCGGCCAGATTGGCAAATCAGAGTCTTGGCTTTGCCTCGTAGTTTGGGTTTTAGGTTTAATTCGGTCGTATTTTATTTTGTTTTAAATAAAACTGGAAAACCCGTATTTATTGTCAGTGAAATTACCAATACCCCGTGGAATGAACGAAAAGTTTATATACACGACTGCTCAAAACAACAAAGAAATATGGGTGATTATCAGAGTTTTGATTTTCATTTTGAAAAATCATTTCATGTTTCGCCGTTCATGCCTATGCAGTTGACTTACCACTGGCGGTTTAGTTTTTCAGATCAGCAAAATGTCATTCATATGCAGCTCTTTGAAGAACAAAAACAACTCTTTGATGCCACTATGTGCTTTGAACTTGTGCCCATCACATTTCCTTCACAGCAATATCGATATGCTCTTATAAACAGCCTAGCGCCTTTTAAAATGTTGTTTTCAATATATTTAGAGGCATTTAAGTTGTGGCGAAAAAAAGTTCCATTTTATCGCCATCCTAAAAAGATAAAGGTAGATAAGACATGA
- a CDS encoding acyl-CoA desaturase — MSKFFLRWIDSWSDSENAQVGASSEYVIEKNIQWLRIIPFILLHIACLAAFWVGVSWFAVFFMLGFYFLRMFAITAFFHRYLSHKTFQTSRIVQFIFVLIGTMSAQRGPLWWAAHHRYHHHFTDTDQDPHSAKAGFWYSHVGWFLNEQNFATRKKVIKDWLKYPELIWLDRFSLPIVILTALAIYGFGSWLAQHFPELGTNGLQLLVWGFVISTVLLTHATLCINSLAHRYGSREFNTPDDSRNNFLLSLITLGEGWHNNHHFYAGSVRQGFYWWQVDITFYVLKMMSLFGLVWGLKPVPDKVYQYKKIKNLSIEKIENGEVL, encoded by the coding sequence ATGTCTAAATTTTTTCTGCGCTGGATCGATAGCTGGTCAGATTCAGAAAATGCGCAAGTGGGTGCTTCTAGCGAATATGTCATTGAAAAGAACATTCAATGGTTAAGAATTATTCCTTTTATTTTATTACATATCGCTTGTTTAGCAGCGTTTTGGGTGGGCGTATCTTGGTTCGCTGTGTTCTTCATGCTGGGGTTTTATTTTCTTCGCATGTTTGCAATTACTGCTTTTTTCCACCGCTATCTTTCGCATAAAACTTTTCAGACATCACGTATTGTTCAATTCATTTTTGTACTGATCGGAACCATGAGTGCGCAGCGCGGACCTTTATGGTGGGCAGCACATCACCGTTATCACCATCATTTTACCGACACCGATCAGGACCCGCATTCAGCGAAAGCAGGCTTTTGGTATTCCCATGTAGGCTGGTTTTTAAATGAGCAGAATTTTGCCACTCGAAAAAAAGTCATTAAAGACTGGTTGAAATATCCTGAGCTGATTTGGCTGGACCGATTTAGTTTACCTATTGTGATTTTGACGGCTTTAGCAATTTATGGTTTCGGTTCATGGCTTGCACAACATTTTCCTGAGTTAGGTACTAATGGCTTACAGCTTTTGGTGTGGGGTTTTGTGATTTCCACAGTTCTATTAACGCATGCAACCTTGTGTATTAATTCACTCGCTCATCGTTATGGCTCACGTGAGTTTAATACCCCAGATGATAGTCGTAATAACTTCCTACTTTCTTTAATTACCTTGGGTGAGGGATGGCACAACAACCATCACTTTTACGCTGGCAGTGTGCGTCAAGGTTTTTATTGGTGGCAGGTTGATATCACCTTTTATGTACTCAAAATGATGTCTTTATTTGGTTTAGTGTGGGGACTAAAGCCCGTACCAGACAAGGTTTATCAATATAAAAAGATTAAAAACCTATCGATAGAAAAAATTGAAAACGGTGAAGTGTTATGA
- a CDS encoding DUF1295 domain-containing protein, which translates to MFWNLLILDLMIMLLSWLLATLNGRAGIVDAAWSFCLAVNIIVSSLLISVAPVEVRLFIGIFSGLWFLRLFWHLLRRYQSEQKEDGRYANMRKSMGKFQHFGFFLFFIFQTLLVLLFFLPMWTLLNVEATEWSSGYKVNLVIAAVIMAIAFIGEQLADQQLYRFKLNPDHHGKTMDQGLWRYSRHPNYFFEWLHWFAYPIIGLAAGQYLLWIYPLLMWLFLYYVTGIPFSEKQAIKSRGQNYRDYQQKTSMFIPRKPKK; encoded by the coding sequence ATGTTTTGGAATTTACTGATTCTAGATTTAATGATCATGTTGCTGAGCTGGCTACTTGCCACTCTAAATGGCCGAGCTGGAATTGTAGATGCTGCATGGAGTTTCTGTCTGGCAGTAAACATTATTGTGTCTTCTTTACTCATTTCAGTTGCTCCTGTTGAAGTGCGTCTGTTTATTGGTATTTTTAGCGGCTTATGGTTTCTAAGATTATTTTGGCATCTCTTAAGACGTTATCAATCTGAACAAAAAGAAGATGGCCGTTACGCGAACATGCGTAAGTCGATGGGAAAGTTTCAGCATTTTGGCTTCTTCTTATTTTTTATCTTTCAAACACTTTTAGTGCTTTTGTTCTTCTTACCAATGTGGACGCTACTCAATGTAGAAGCAACTGAATGGAGTAGTGGATATAAAGTCAATTTAGTGATTGCGGCCGTCATCATGGCGATTGCCTTTATTGGAGAGCAGCTCGCTGATCAGCAGTTATATCGGTTTAAATTAAATCCAGATCATCATGGCAAAACCATGGATCAGGGTTTATGGCGTTATTCACGTCACCCTAATTATTTTTTTGAATGGTTACATTGGTTTGCCTATCCAATTATTGGTTTAGCGGCAGGCCAATATTTATTGTGGATTTATCCGTTACTGATGTGGCTGTTTTTATATTACGTCACGGGTATTCCATTTAGTGAAAAACAAGCAATTAAAAGTCGCGGTCAAAATTATCGTGATTATCAGCAAAAAACATCAATGTTTATTCCGCGAAAACCCAAAAAATAG
- a CDS encoding chalcone isomerase family protein → MGITVQKSRILIFLGILIVSQANAAELKKCSSAPLMVTSKKVGNVSYFAEDCLKNWQSQSIKMEFSYNRDIPEWAFKRAATHFLKKNVSGFDAKSPLNHINGLYRPIKSGDLYSLYYQHENQKLELKLNQKLLGSLNNPNANQYFKIWFGSEPFNAKLKQQLLN, encoded by the coding sequence ATGGGTATTACCGTTCAAAAAAGTCGAATCTTAATATTTCTAGGAATCTTAATCGTATCTCAAGCGAATGCGGCTGAACTAAAAAAATGCAGTTCAGCACCTTTAATGGTGACGAGCAAGAAGGTAGGAAATGTCAGTTACTTTGCTGAAGATTGCCTAAAAAATTGGCAAAGCCAAAGCATCAAAATGGAGTTTAGCTATAACCGCGATATTCCCGAGTGGGCATTTAAACGCGCAGCCACCCACTTTTTGAAGAAAAATGTTAGCGGCTTTGATGCGAAATCCCCGCTTAATCATATTAATGGACTATATAGGCCAATTAAGAGTGGAGATCTCTATAGTCTCTACTATCAACATGAAAATCAAAAACTAGAATTAAAATTAAACCAGAAGTTACTCGGCTCTTTGAACAATCCGAATGCAAATCAATATTTTAAAATCTGGTTTGGTAGCGAACCGTTTAATGCTAAATTAAAACAACAATTATTAAATTAA